The window tttttgtcagtgttactgtcttCAAACCATACATCACACCAGGTCTCActgccatcttgtaaacctttccTTCTCAcaccttctgtcacaaatcacccctgataTTCGTGACGTTTCATTCCTTTTGTCTCCAGTGAATACCTCCACCTCTACTGTTTCCTATTAGAGTACCTGCATGTTTTAATCCTAATATCAGCATTTGGCACTGGTGTATGCAATAATGCGTCACAAAAGGAAATAACAAGAAATGTTACTGTATACTCAGAAAACTCTAGGTATAACATTGTTTCACCGCACTGACTTGTAGTTGCACACCAGCATATGGAATTGTTGTTTGCCAAAAACCGACCAATAAAGCAAACCTAACCTTCATCACATACACAAAGTTCATAAGTTATGCAGAGGACTGGTTTTAAATAACAATCTTCTATTCTAgatgaaattttatttttttatttgaactgtCTCTAATATCTTTAACAATCCTCTGCTGACTGTGTCTCTGAGGCAGGTAGTGGACAGCAGTCTGTAACAGGGGTTTCTGCAGTGGAAGACAGCAACAGCTATTGGAGTGTTCGCGGGACCAGTGATGCCTTGTGCCACAGAGGTACCCCAGTTAAGTGTGGGCAGACGATTCGCCTCACTCATGTCAACACAGGACGTAACCTGCATAGCCACTACTTCGCCTCCCCGCTGTCATCTAACCAGGTGGGTGGTGGGAGAAGTACAAGGGAAAAGCTGAGAGCTTTGGGGCTATGTGTGGGATTTACCAGGTTTCTCTTTGCAAAAATTGGGGAAGGATGTCAGTGTGTAGAAGAtggactttatttttttttcttcttaatcaAAAAAGCTGATAATAAATGTAGGAATTAGGAAGATTAGGAAAAACACTGAAGCGATAAACAGCTGTAACATTTATTAATGTGTAGTcttgtgtaaacacacacacacagacacacaaaaacagggTGCCTGCCTTTCACTTTTATTCAAAACTAAACCAACATTTTTGCAGTGAACCTGAGTTGACAGCAGCTTTTATACTTAACAAACTCTCTGGGAAAACAGCCTCGGGTCAGCGTAAAACTCCCAAATCCTGAGAAAGTGTGAGAACACTGTCTGACCAAAGTGTCAGAGGGTTGGAAGACGCGTACCTTAGGAAAACAGAAATTTTAGtttatatttctttacatttaatatctgagatattaaaatataataaaaagaaGTGCAATTACAACTGTACATCATattttttctacatgataaagaaatgctgaaatTGTAATAATTGGGTGTAACAATATATAACCTCCACACACTGTCCAGCTTATCATCATTTTTTATTGACTTAcaacatttcagtctgtgtgaCCTTCGTcatgtacaaaaaaaaccagTTTCCTGGCTAGACATCTCACACTGCATACTATCAATCAGGTAATGAATGAGTCCACTCGAAACTTCAACACAATCTTCAAAAAGCCAAATAACATTTAACATCACCACCTGATCCGAAAACTGGACCATCCATGTCTCCTGTTCTGAAATTGTCACTTAAATTCATAAATTACCTCAATTATAAAACCAGTTTACAACAAATATTCATACTTTGGACAAATCAGtgatgtatatttttaaaaaaataccaaCATCCCAATATTAACAAATCACATCTCAAAACAaatctaattttaaaaaaaattatgaagaAACTACATTGAGTACAAGTTCTGCAAATTCTTTTCTCTTCAATAATAAATCCCCAGGGGGTGGTGGCAATGCTCAATGCCACAAAATTGTCAAAAGATGCTATATCAtgttacatattattaaaatgggCTGCTATCGCATAATACTTATGAAAGTGGCAAATCGCATTTGCCACTTTCATAAATTTGTAATCACACTTATAGTCTGACAATATTTACCGGTAGGTGGATGAAAAAAACTATGTGGTTTTACTAGTATGGCACTGGGAACAGTTTCCACACCTATAATTTCCATTTGTATGGGGACTCAGAAGGATCTGGCATGGCTGATCGTATCACGTGTTTTTGGCCAATAAATATCTGGGTGTGTTAGATCATTTTGAGTGATCGAAAAATTAGTGGAAAAGCTTGCTTTGTGAGTTACAAGACTGATTCATCCAGATCGATTCTGATTGAAAGATTAGTTTATCCGGTCAATAGCCAATAATAAACATTCCTATAATAATTTTTAAGCTTTTAGTACAACTGTATATCAATGTGAAATTAGCACAATagtaaataatttcatttacatAGACAACTATGACTGCATAATATACACTTTATATTGTCAGGAGCTCTCATCCACTCATGAAGCCCAGTAATTTGGTATGAGCGGTACTAGTACACCATTCAGTGGACTGGGATGTATTTCACCGAACCTTTGGTGATGAGATAAGAcaccagataaaaaaaaaatggtataCATGGCGTTGTGATCTATTAACTgataaatattaaaatctgtgaaGGTTGTTTAACACAGTCAACAGCTATATTTACGCAGCTGGGAAACTGCAAAGGACAGAATAAGGATTTttgaaaaatctaaaaattataaaaaaaaggaaaccatCACTTTCTTTCTCAGGCCTAGAAACTGTTTGGTGACCCCTGGCAACCACAACCAGCAATGCCTCGTGCCATCAGGGTACCCCGTTTAAGTCTGGGCAGATTTGCCTCAGTCATGTCAAAAGATGAGTGATTTGCACATCTGGATTTTTCATATATAAAATCCAAACATGTAAATTAGATTCAGACAGTATCCCACACTGCACAAGTCCCAGGGGCAGCCCCATTCACACAGGGGCAGCCACAGTCACACAGGTCTAGAAACCACTTGGAAACCCCTGACAACCACAAGTTGCTAGGAAAAAAGCTGTATTCCCCGACGCTAACCACAAacgaataattttttttaatttcagttgGTCTAGTGTTTTCTGGAGGTTGCAAGGATTTTGGTTTGCCAGGGTACTCCCCAACTGACTTCTAGGTCTGTGTGACCGAGGCTTTAGATGCAGTAAAGAGCAGGACATTGGTCAGATATGGACAGGCGATTGCATCTACAACAGATTTGTTCTCACTCCAGTAAATACCCCTGAAAAAACAGACCGAAGCTGGTTAAGCTTCTGAATAGGATGTGATGTGCACATTCAAGCATCCATGCATGTATCTTCTAAACCATTTATCAGAGTCAGCGTGTGATTAAccccctttgttttcatttggatTTGGAGGGAAATGAGCCTATTGGGTCAAAGGGGTGGGGTCATATAGGGTGGATGTATCCTGCAGGTTAAGGAATTTTACAGAATTGTGATTTAATAattttgtttggtttaggtGAGAGGTGGCACCTTCAGAGTTTACAGGATGCATAATGATCTAATGCTGGCTGTCAATTTTGAAGACAGTTCTATGGGCTCAGTCTAATATTACATAGATTAGGGGGCTGCCAGGTAAAAGATTGTTGTCTAATCTGACTGATCTAGATATTTTCATTCCCACACACAGCTCAGTAATGTCTAGTAAAGTTTAGTCTGCCGTGCATGCATAAAAACATCAGGAggttattttgtttaaaaatgtctaaACATTGTAGGGTTTCAAAGAGCTTCCACAAAAGAAAGCACCTCATCTTCTTCTTTATTCTGTTTTCACTAGTCCTCTGATCTCTCTCTCATTTTTCACAGGAGGTGAGCGCATTTGGCGAAAACGGAGAAGGAGACCACCTCGATGAGTGGACGGTTCAGTGCGGGGGATCCGTATGGAAGCGGGAGGAGGCCATCCGCTTCCGTCACAGGGCCACTGATGCACTGCTGTCTGTGACGGGGGAGCAGTATGGACGACCGATCCACGGTCAGACAGAAGTTCATGCTATGTCAAGCCCCAGCCAGCACAGTCTGTGGAAAGCCATGGAGGGTATCTTCATGAAGCCCAGTGAGAGCCCAGGAGGCAGTCGAGACTACAGTCACCCACACACAGAGTTCTAAActtcacttttctttctctgcttctGTCTTTTTCTATTTTCCTCTCTACCTATTTCTGTCTCTAATTATATCTGTTCCAGCAGTCCCTTTCCTTCACCAGAACATACTTTGGAAACAATGCAAGAAACTCATAGATCCAGCAGCTAAGCAGCTACACTCAGACTTAATCTGTGAATGGCACTATAATTTGACTTAAAAGGTACAAGAAGACATTGAGTATTGAACGTACTGTTTTATTGTATGCCaacactaatgttttttttcttttgcattttgtaACAAGTATGTCAAACAAGAAGTTGTCCTGTTAGCTTTAATTTATTGTTAAACTATAACACAGAAGACACTGCAGGTTttccacataaaaaaataaataaaagtcgtCCTGTGTTTAGTTGATCTAAAAAGACATTGTTACAGTTGTGCCTTTATGCTAAAAACATTGTAATTGTTTACATAGTGGAgtctttattgtattttatggtATCTTATACCATGTTTTACACAAGTGACAGCGAAGCAGTATTAATACAGAAAATGATTCCCCCCCTTTAAGTCAGTGTTGCATATGATTTACCCCACACTGATAACGCATaagaaaataaacagttttttctGTGGATATTTGTTAATGTTAACGGGGACCTATACTCCATATTTTTCAGAATTTAAAGTCCAATATAatctttatctttatttattctgtcctctTCCTTGGTGCAGACCCTCACTTCTCAGACAGTATCTCCCTTACCCCTCCCTTCGagccagctttcttctgattggctaccTCTTACAAACAGTAGGTCTGCACAACAAGTGGGCAGGGATCTGTGCTTATTGTCTGGACTGAATGTCTGTATAAACATGTAAAGgaaaaaatctgttaaataGACTGTAATTTTGACCACATTTAATATGAGCAGAACCCACCATCATATGTGAATGACAGAAAGTTTGGAGAAAATAGGTCCCCTTTAATGCACTGAATGCTGTTTATTATCTTTGTTTGCTCAGAAGTGTAGAGGGAAAGTAGTGTTTGACATTCATGCTGCCTGTGCATTTATATGTGCTCCAGAGGTTCAAAGGAAAAATGAATCTGCAGTGAATACCTCATAttaaagagttttttttaatgcaaatcaTTGTCAGTGTGACTTCTTTGTTCCATTTCTTACATTATACCTTAAAGCAAACTGGAATTAACTTATGAAGTCCAACCCGTTAATTTCACCCACAATGATAACAGAGTGAAGGATTTGCAGCTAACCCGGGCTGTTAATATCTATCTGGACCATTACACTAAGCATAATGCCTTGTTTGTCCACCTAATGGCATCTTTGGTTCATTATTTGGCGGTTAATGGAGTTCAGGTGCATCTGCTATGAGGCTGTTCTCACTAGAGTTTGACCTATGCCCCCTAATTATCATGATTTAGTGTTAGCGTTGATGCCAGCATTGCTCCACTGGAATCCTCCGTCTGACACAAGCTGACAAACGTGTTAGTTCCCCTCTAGACATTACAGACTGCATCACGCCAAATCGAGTTTTAAGAAGCAGTTTGTCTGTAACACCCACTAAGATTAATGGCCTCAGAGCATTTGTATGAAGGTGATGTCATACTGGGCTTTCACTCTGGGATGTTGCTGTATGTGGGGAATGAGAGGAGCTCAGAGCCAACCATGCTGTCATTCTATTTTTAAGCCTGATATTTAGAAATGACACTGCAACGATGATAGCAAGTGACAAAGCAACAACCTGAGCTTTAAATTATAAACACTAAGTGAAAGCACTGCTGCTTACAAACTTACTTTGAGCCAAAAATtatatgtacaaaaaaaagtacactcactttcagttctaaggttttatgtgtctgaacataataaaaatacacacaaacatcttGAACATTTAACGTGCAGGCTGAAGCCTGTGAAGGCTGAAATATAGCTCCTCTGTTTTATTTCTCTGAGTGTTGCACGGTGTGACCTTGGAGGGAATTTGCTGGGGCACCCACTTCTTGGAAAATTGGCAGttgtcttgaatgttttccaatTGTTTTCCACTTCAGTAATCTTTCTCACTGTCGTATGATGGACTTCAAATTGTTTGGAATTGCCCTTATAGGTAACCCTTCCCAGATTGACAGGCAGAAACAATTGCTTCTTCAAGATCACTGCCAACACCTTTCCTTCTTGGCATTGTGTTCACAAACACAGGAATCTTCCTGACTGGCCCCAAACTTCTGCTGTTACAGAAGTTCTCACACTTGAACTGATGTTAAGTTTGACCGTTCTGTGCTGCTTTAATTCTTGTAAGTTGTTTCAAACTCTCTTGcacatctttcaaaataaaccacAGTTACTATAGTTTTTCTATCAAAACAAAATTTTATTGCATAAACATATATGgatataactttttttttaaatcttttttttagatTAAACAGATTAAACTcgttatttgcatttttaaatatcCATTCAGTTGGTAACTattgctgttttctttctccttttctaAGCAGCATGCCAAGGTTGTTTTACATATCTGTGTTAGGATTTGTCTTTACACAATCTACAACtggtaaaaacatgttttggtaAAAACAAATCTTAAAAGCAACtttcaaaaacatgaaaatcatGAATTGATCCTGTCCTGATACAGATGTACAGTATAACAATGTAAACATCAAAAGTGTCGATAAAAGGTCTTGTTTCCCTTACATAGCCATGCAAGGATGTCTGAATGGCACAATTATCGGAGAATTGTTAAGATAAAGCGCTCTATGCTGGTTTCAAAAGGGTTGTGATGCTAATCGACAAAGGCGAAGAGATGGC of the Maylandia zebra isolate NMK-2024a linkage group LG10, Mzebra_GT3a, whole genome shotgun sequence genome contains:
- the sdf2 gene encoding stromal cell-derived factor 2 isoform X2; protein product: MTIPGCGSGQQSVTGVSAVEDSNSYWSVRGTSDALCHRGTPVKCGQTIRLTHVNTGRNLHSHYFASPLSSNQEVSAFGENGEGDHLDEWTVQCGGSVWKREEAIRFRHRATDALLSVTGEQYGRPIHGQTEVHAMSSPSQHSLWKAMEGIFMKPSESPGGSRDYSHPHTEF
- the sdf2 gene encoding stromal cell-derived factor 2 isoform X1 translates to MGKLNCESMPRFVQAILLLFSCVFGLSLGTELSFVTCGSVIKLLNLKHNVRLHSHDVRYGSGSGQQSVTGVSAVEDSNSYWSVRGTSDALCHRGTPVKCGQTIRLTHVNTGRNLHSHYFASPLSSNQEVSAFGENGEGDHLDEWTVQCGGSVWKREEAIRFRHRATDALLSVTGEQYGRPIHGQTEVHAMSSPSQHSLWKAMEGIFMKPSESPGGSRDYSHPHTEF